From the genome of Thermoplasmata archaeon:
GACCACCAGTGGCCCGGACGTTCCGCGATGCGCTTCGAGGTCGCGATCATCTCCTTGATCAGCGCCTCGTTGATCCGCTTCCGGTCGCTCTTCACGTCCGTGATCTCCGCGCCGAACGCCTGCATCGTGAAGCGCTTCTCGTCCGCGAAGGCGTCCGAGAAGACGACGTGGAGCTTGTAACCCAGGGCTGCGCAGACGAACGCCAGGGAGACGCCCGTCGTGCCCGCGGTGTACTCGACCACGGTCCCGCCCTTCACGAGACGACCGTCCTTGGCCGCGGCGTCGATGACCGCCCTCGCCATGCGGTCCTTCATGCTCCCGGTCGGGTTGGCCCACTCGAGCTTGGCGAGGATCCGGGCGGAACCTTTGGGGACGATCTTCTGGAGTTGCGCGATCGGAGTGTTGCCGATGGCGTCGAGAACGGGTCGGGAAGGCGGCATAGAGACGCCTGCGCCCATGGCCCGCGGGGTATTAACGACTAGGCCCGCCCTTTGCCGCCGTGCGGCTTAGGACAGCCTATGCGCCTTCCTCGACCTCGTGGAGCTCGTCCGCGACGAGGCCGTGGGCCTCCTTGTGCACGCGGTTCGCCGCTTCCCGGTTCGGTGCACGGACGAGGCAGAACACCTCGCCGGTCTTCTCGTTGAACCAGTACTTCTCGTACCGCACCCCGTGTTTCCCCTGCACCTTCACATCGGCCGCATGGGCCTGGGCGACGGCCTCCTTGGTCAGACCTTCCACCTTGTTGTGCTTGTCCATGTACAGCGGCATGCTGAACTCCCCTCAGGGGGGATGCGCAAAGCGTGGACCCTCTT
Proteins encoded in this window:
- a CDS encoding pyridoxal-phosphate dependent enzyme, with amino-acid sequence MPPSRPVLDAIGNTPIAQLQKIVPKGSARILAKLEWANPTGSMKDRMARAVIDAAAKDGRLVKGGTVVEYTAGTTGVSLAFVCAALGYKLHVVFSDAFADEKRFTMQAFGAEITDVKSDRKRINEALIKEMIATSKRIAERPGHWWS
- a CDS encoding DUF4242 domain-containing protein, yielding MPLYMDKHNKVEGLTKEAVAQAHAADVKVQGKHGVRYEKYWFNEKTGEVFCLVRAPNREAANRVHKEAHGLVADELHEVEEGA